A genomic window from Oscillospiraceae bacterium includes:
- a CDS encoding carbamoyl phosphate synthase small subunit, with protein sequence MSKIKAYLIFSENEIFPCESCGAQGTAFGEISCNSSVFGYRNVITDAASEGYITMLTNPMTGNVGIKAEDMDIPIRSAALITHDICSAPSNYRCGYTLSEYLCRHCVPAVAGIDTRALARRIARFGRIRAAVTTEDITKKDKLTEIISLFNNAKPVVLSETESSVSSGNGNRHIVIYNLGGAAREAEAMTTRNMRVTVVPRTYSAQMICALNPYGIIISDGSEAAGISDSLKNNIKEIIELKINTIAVGFGHIICAAALGAETEELNSGHRGQNYSVLCPVKSRIYVTDQNHGYTVKNNSIPRLVGEITQINLSDLTPEAIRYRGYPLETVQYRPDNTSNEHTTGWIYDEFTAKCKGDI encoded by the coding sequence CGAAAATGAAATATTTCCGTGTGAAAGCTGCGGCGCACAGGGAACCGCTTTCGGTGAAATCTCATGCAATAGCAGTGTTTTCGGTTATCGGAATGTTATAACCGACGCGGCAAGCGAAGGATACATAACTATGCTGACAAACCCCATGACAGGAAATGTCGGGATAAAAGCTGAGGATATGGATATACCGATCCGATCCGCCGCTTTGATTACCCATGATATATGTTCCGCGCCGAGTAATTACAGATGTGGTTATACATTATCAGAATATCTTTGCAGACATTGCGTTCCTGCTGTCGCCGGGATAGATACCCGGGCTCTTGCGCGCCGTATCGCGCGTTTTGGGCGGATACGCGCAGCCGTTACAACCGAGGATATCACAAAAAAAGATAAGCTTACGGAAATCATATCTCTTTTCAATAATGCTAAACCTGTTGTTTTATCAGAGACGGAATCAAGCGTTTCGTCCGGAAATGGCAACAGGCATATTGTGATATATAATTTAGGCGGAGCGGCAAGAGAAGCGGAAGCGATGACGACAAGGAACATGCGTGTCACCGTCGTACCCCGTACATACAGCGCCCAAATGATCTGCGCATTGAATCCATACGGAATCATTATTTCTGACGGCAGCGAAGCGGCCGGTATATCTGATAGCTTAAAAAACAACATTAAAGAAATAATTGAATTAAAAATAAACACCATTGCCGTAGGTTTCGGACATATTATATGTGCCGCGGCATTGGGAGCCGAAACGGAAGAGTTGAATTCCGGCCATCGCGGTCAGAATTATTCCGTGCTGTGTCCCGTAAAATCACGTATATATGTAACGGATCAAAATCACGGATATACGGTAAAGAACAATTCGATCCCCCGCCTTGTCGGCGAGATAACACAGATAAATCTTAGCGATCTCACTCCGGAGGCAATCCGGTATCGCGGATATCCGCTTGAAACGGTTCAATACCGACCGGATAATACGTCAAATGAACATACAACCGGATGGATATACGACGAATTTACCGCGAAGTGTAAAGGAGACATATAA